A single window of Salvia splendens isolate huo1 chromosome 6, SspV2, whole genome shotgun sequence DNA harbors:
- the LOC121808940 gene encoding probable CCR4-associated factor 1 homolog 10, whose product MGQYGKWKCIIYTLFFPSLSLSLSDFLLALHFPLHSDFKYPSPSLTPSRHYNPNLHGDDSLRIWGFSNAVFVEIRDVYADNLDEEFKLIAETIDKYPLIGLDAEYLGVPVPAAGSTKYEKLKINVDSTKLIQVGLTLLDDKVNLPPHGIVWQFNFREFNPASSVELLRDSGIDFAANMEKGVDAARFGELLMSSGNGNVALVTFQGSWSRFGAAGGCPGRWRSSWGW is encoded by the exons ATGGGCCAATATGGAA AGTGGAAATGCATAATATATACTCTTTTTTTtccatctctttctctctccctctccgaTTTCCTACTCGCTCTGCACTTCCCGCTCCACTCCGATTTCAAATACCCGTCGCCATCTCTCACTCCATCGCGGCATTACAATCCAAACCTCCACG GTGATGATTCTTTAAGAATTTGGGGATTTTCGAATGCCGTGTTTGTAGAAATTCGTGACGTTTACGCCGACAATCTGGACGAAGAATTCAAATTGATCGCCGAAACCATCGACAAATACCCCTTGATCGGCCTCGACGCCGAGTACCTGGGAGTCCCGGTCCCGGCGGCGGGGTCCACCAAGTACGAGAAGCTGAAAATCAACGTGGACTCGACGAAGCTGATTCAGGTTGGGCTCACGCTCCTCGACGACAAGGTAAATTTGCCTCCCCACGGCATCGTCTGGCAGTTCAACTTCCGCGAATTCAACCCGGCCTCCTCGGTCGAGCTCCTGCGCGACAGCGGCATCGATTTCGCCGCCAACATGGAAAAGGGCGTCGACGCGGCGAGGTTCGGGGAGCTGCTGATGTCGTCCGGGAACGGGAACGTGGCGCTGGTCACGTTCCAGGGTTCTTGGTCAAGATTTGGAGCGGCGGGAGGCTGCCCGGGTCGGTGGAGGAGTTCTTGGGGTTGGTGA
- the LOC121808120 gene encoding uncharacterized protein LOC121808120 — MDSDRTSNNCFWTMGVNDAASKDARTSLDWTREEDKAFEIALVTHYNDAHMWAKIALAVPGKTVQDLKLHYEALSVMAFESGKMPLSIYPTRGDVLEKKELKPEQAQRGAHWTEEEHGQFLYGLWMFGRGDWKNISEYSVRTGSSTQVASHAQKFFRRLSLTEKESKRVSINDITTLKPENLLAFEKETTRFCKGESSTAGTGELVPGNLERAAAHAGIQLLSGCATVASRNAFGKRGRPKKALSADENKLMLGPRYHRKKKAVACNESRLLPRFPERVPSETRNQLLFGGKNASSDAGKLLLSGYHNEAPKDIGYQLLSGYPTQLAPPSGSLEITGHPTTTSYVTVGNSTGAAMQNIGVLADGQYDIGASTDILDDVDLSLFPHFLD, encoded by the exons ATGGATTCAGATCGGACATCCAACAACTGCTTCTGGACAATGGGGGTGAATGATGCTGCATCAAAGGATGCACGCACATCTTTGGATTGGACAAGGGAGGAGGACAAGGCATTCGAGATTGCTCTCGTAACCCACTATAATGATGCTCATATGTGGGCTAAGATCGCATTGGCAGTTCCTGGGAAAACAGTTCAAGATCTAAAACTTCACTATGAAGCCTTAAGTGTGATGGCTTTTGAGTCTGGCAAGATGCCTCTGTCCATTTATCCGACCAGAGGTGATGTTCTGGAAAAGAAGGAGCTGAAGCCAGAGCAAGCGCAACGAGGGGCTCATTGGACAGAAGAGGAACACGG GCAATTTCTATACGGTTTGTGGATGTTCGGTAGGGGTGATTGGAAGAACATTTCCGAGTATAGTGTGCGAACAGGATCAAGTACCCAAGTAGCAAGCCATGCTCAAAAGTTCTTCAGAAGACTGAGTTTGACTGAAAAAGAGAGTAAACGGGTCAGTATAAATGATATCACAACTCTGAAACCCGAAAATTTGTTAGCCTTCGAGAAGGAAACGACAAGGTTCTGCAAGGGAGAGTCTTCTACAGCTGGAACCGGAGAATTGGTTCCCGGAAATCTCGAGAGAGCAGCAGCGCACGCTGGAATCCAATTGCTGTCAGGATGCGCCACGGTAGCTTCACGGAATGCTTTCGGGAAGCGCGGGCGCCCTAAGAAAGCTTTGAGTGCTGATGAAAACAAGCTGATGCTGGGGCCAAGGTATCACAGGAAAAAGAAAGCGGTTGCTTGTAACGAGAGCCGATTGCTGCCCAGGTTCCCTGAGAGGGTTCCAAGTGAGACGAGGAACCAATTGCTGTTTGGGGGAAAGAACGCTTCATCTGATGCCGGGAAGCTACTGCTGTCTGGGTACCATAACGAAGCTCCAAAGGATATCGGGTACCAACTGCTGTCTGGGTACCCTACTCAATTGGCCCCCCCGTCTGGTTCACTTGAGATCACAGGCCACCCGACGACTACTTCATATGTGACTGTTGGGAATAGCACAGGTGCAGCAATGCAAAATATTGGCGTGCTTGCGGATGGTCAATATGATATCGGTGCTAGCACCGATATTTTGGATGATGTGGATCTATCTTTGTTCCCTCATTTCCTTGATTGA